Within Aphelocoma coerulescens isolate FSJ_1873_10779 chromosome 1A, UR_Acoe_1.0, whole genome shotgun sequence, the genomic segment tGGATACTGCATGTGAAAAGACACAATTCTGGAGCCTAATCCTTTAAGCCCgtatgaaaatatttgttaCATAAGTAGATCCATTGACTTAAATGGGGTTACATGCCTGAGCAAAGGACTCCAGCAGCTGTACCTCTCTCATTGCTGAGGGGTGGGGGGCATGACAGAAAAAACATCACAACTCATTGGCAGCCAAGTCCAATTCCAGCAGCTGAATTAATATCTTCCTTTAAACAGGCATgtgaaaacccccaaaaccaaaaccaaccaccTCACACTTTCTCAAAAATGGTAGAGGAAAAACCATGAAAGTTAAATGTACAAAACATTCACTACTGCTTTAGGATACATCAAGGCTTCAAGCATTTTAGCTCCCACAttacaatttttccttttttaaggaGCATTTTCCCAAATAAAAAGAATCCAGTTTTTGTATGGAAACTTGAATGAGGAAGAGTGAGCTTTATCAGTGAAGAAAGGGCACAGTATAGAGCCTTCTTTTTCTTGGCAGCAAGAGGAAAAAGTCAAAGATCACTCTGTGTGTATACAGCTACAGCACAGGactgacatttttattttttgatctTTGTTGAATCCTCTCAGATCATTCAATGTAGGTGAATAGTGagcataaaataaaatgtctaCAAAAAGTCTGTATTAAGAACTGCAGTAAGAGTATTTGGACAGCTGAAACACAGTATGTAAACCTAGCAGTATCTGAGCAGATCATTTGGTGTGGTGACATTTCTGAATGTTACTTTTACAATGTAAACTCTGGCATGGTTATCATTTACACTGGCAAAGCATTACGAACTTTAGCAACTTGCCTAAGTACAATTATTAATATAAAAAGATGTGGTTCAAACTGTAGCTACAGAATTGACTGGTCCTCCCAATTAAGAAATATTAGTAATTAATTAAGATATAAtacaattttttcctttgtgtcccCTCTTCTTCTTTGATTTGGTTGTCCTTTGTCCAAACTGAGAACTAGATAACGCAGTAGTTGGACCAGAGAGATCATCTGTATAGTATGGATATCTCAGTGACCGTGGCTGTGGAATTGGCTGTCCTAGAAAATATCCTTCCTCTTCAGAATCAGATGATGAGGATGAAGTTGAACACCAGGAGTCGTCTTCCTCACCATACAATCCAAAAAATTTATCAACCACCTGATTCCGCAGTGCATAGTCAGACCTGGTATGGGCATATGGTCCATACAGCTCTGCATTTTGAATGTAGGCCCGAAGCTCACGTGAGCTTCTATTCTGAATGAATTTTTCATGATCCTGAGGGGAGTAATAACGAAATCTCTCTCTTGGAGAGCTTCTTCTTTCTGTGGCCAAGTTAAGTGCATTATCTGAACGAGACTTCCTACTTCTTCTACGATGGTGAGAAGGCCGATTTCCACGCTCTTCAAAGTGGTAAACACGCCTACGAGTCCTTTCACTCATTGGAGGCTGACGTATTTCAAGATTCTCATAACTTCCATTATCGATAACATCATCTGAAAACTTCACTTGTTGTGGTCTAGACTGGGATTTCGATCGTCTCAGTACAGGCACATGCACCGGCTTTTCCTCTGGCAAGACTTTTTCCTGGCACAACTCTGAGCTCAGACTCTTCAAGGACTCAGTGCTCCGATGGAGCATTGAAGAATTCAGAGTTCCCATGTTACTCATCTTCTCACAGTCCTCCACCTCCAGTTCTTGGAAAGTTTGCAAAGAGTAGAGAGATGGCCGTGGCTTGCCTTCTCCATCCATTGAAGCCCCTGTGGTGGGAGtggagaaaggagggaaaagaagatGAGAGGAGTTATCAAAGAGGCAAGTATTATAACAAACTATGAAGCATTTCTTGTCAGCCagtgtttttttaaactattacCAAAAAAGACTCCCTTCATAGTAGAATAAGCTTTGTTTTGacttaaaacatttaaatattaGCTCTGATGACCAAAGAATTAGCTGTCATGAGGACACCAAGAGCAGAAGTTCAGTGGGtttaaaattttgaaacatACATACAGGTATGCCTTTTAAGAAAAAAGGGTTACTTAAAATTATCCTACAGTCTGTGCTTGCCATTCTTAAGGctaaaatatttcacatttctGATATTGCCAAATTCATGTTCCAGCTGTTGGAACAGGAAAGCCAAGCTTACTGCCTTGCAAAGAAGGATCCTTACTCTCCAAAAATCATCAAAAGTAAGCTGGTCTGCTGTACTCCACCTTTGTGTCCACTGGCCCTTCATTGCCACAACAACAGCGTCACATGCCCTGTGATGGTCCCAGGTGCAATACCTCCAGTGCCTCCTCCTCCCGTGCCCCCTGAACCAAGCTGCCCTCCTCAGTTCCTCCATTGCTGCTTGGCAAATGCAGCCAGCCTGTGGCTGGGCCTCAGCTATACAAGTAGCTGCAGCAATTTGGGTtacaggaggaaaggaaagagacaATGATGGAACAACATTTCAAATGGGTCTGTAACTGCCAGGTTTGGGCTTTTTGTACAGAAATAGGAAAGGAAGGTTAATGCACGCTTTATCCCTTTGGGCAACTTCAAACACATTTGACAAGGAGGTTCATGGAAGTGGATTACCAGTTTCCCTTTAGTCAATGGGGAAAGATAATCTCataaacctaattttctacaGCTAAGAAGTTTACCAtcctttcagattttctccatATTTTTACAAGCAAATTAGGAAATTATCTAAAGTGTTCTGCAGATTATCTTTAATATCATCTTAATATATAATGCAACTTCTTAATACATAAGGTATTGAAAAATAGTCATTTGCTTAAAGCAGTGGTCTGTATATAACAAATGTGTAGTTTAAGACCGTTCTTATTCTGTTTAACATCAatgatttttttgctttaagcaaatgaaagagaatttaaaaggaaaggagaagaatCCAATAGGATTTAAGTAGCAGAAACATATCCTGTAAAAGATTATGTGCTTGATAAAAGCTACTGCCTACTTTACATGCATCTCTTGATTCTAAAGCTTTTTAGAAATCAGTGAAATGAAAAATCTTCCTTTAAAATACTCCTGCAATGCCTGCTTTTGTTGACCTCTTCATCAAAACCATTCATTTATTTCCCCATTACCTGTTATGTTAGACAAAGCCAAGGAATCCATTGAGTCTCGAACACTTTGTTCTTGCTGTTTCAGGTCAGACAAACATTCGAGTGAACCTCCATACCATTGTGTTTGGTCATGTTTGTATCCTGAGGCCCCATGTTCCATCTCTAGCTCCtggattttcctgctgctggcagggcctgGGTGGCTGCCATATGCAGAGTCTCCCAAACCATCTTGTGACTGGGCCCAGTACATATCTGATTGATATTTCTTACTTGCTAGgcttggattattttttttcaagtccAACTTGCTCTTGACCATGCTATCAGAAATCCAGTGTTCACTTGATCTAATGTCTACTTCAGTGGGCTGCTGGAAGAGGCTTTTATCACCAAACTTCAGAAGAAGTTGAGTCATGTAGTCTTCATGTTCAGCCCATTCTTCAGGGTCTTCAGGCATTTCTTGCTCTACTCTTCCTTTCCAGAAGTCATCATTAACAAAGCCAGCCTCTTCCCTTGAAAGGCTTAAATCATCCAGTTTACGAGAAAGAGTATCATCGGCATTGTCTGAAAGGCCAGGAAATTTGTAATTGAGGGCCGGCGACAGGAGGAGAGACTGGCGGCACTGGTCAGCTGACCGGCTGCTTTTTCCCATGCGGACACTCCTCCTGGAATCTCTGGATCGAGCAGACTGAAACGCAGAATCAGAAGAGTCGGAGGCATGAACATCCTCTCCCAGACTGCACGTTTTTGAACAGTAAATCTGCCCTTgctttggaaggaaagggcagcCAAGCAAAGAGGTCTTGCACTGAGCACAAGAAAAGCAGGTTTCTGTGGCATGCCAGTGCTGTCCGTCATAGGTCATCTGAGCATGGTCAACAcctggaaagggagaaaaagcaaTGCTCTGGGTCTCTCTAAAAAATGACTTGCAGAATTCATACTTCTGGAATGTGAAATAATTTCATAAATTGGTTTTCCCTTAATTTGTAAGTTTAATGCTTAAAAAGGACACACTTACCAATGTGTTCCCCACAGGTCTCACAGTATTCTGCATAGAGAGATTCAAAACAGTTACAGCAGAACGGCCGCCCATCCTTCATGATGTACCTCTGTCCACCCAGGATTGTTTCACACTCGAGGCAACAGAAGTGCTTCATGTGCCAGTGGCGACCCTCAGCTTCTGTACACTCATCAGCAAAAATTATCTttccagaaataaaaaggaTGCTTTTAGTTAAGTGGCCAAAACGTCACCTTGGGAGTTAGAGCATATAAAATATCCAAAGTCTGCAGTTCACAcactaaatttatttttattttgctcccTTTTCAATACAAAGATAGAAACAACAATCTCCCACAACAATTGACCTTTTCTGTAAGAACAAGAATAAAAAGATAGAAAAACTACattctaaagcaaaaaaaaaagggaacctAGGAACTCAGCCATTAAAGAAGCTTCTATAGGGATAATATTTTGGAATATTTGAGAATGTTCAATTCTGAACACAAACAGGTGTTTGCTTTCTAAATATCATCTTACTGCTTGTAATATTTCCAGTTTGACAAGAAATGAAATACTCCTCAGCCTTCAAACTCAGCTATGCAACAGTGTCCTGACTTCTGAAGTAACTGCATCTGAGTTAGGAATTTCCCAAGTGATGCAGTTTGTCAGCTGAACAACAGGAGTGTAGCTTGGCTGTAAAATGTGAATTATTTACCTCATCGCAGGCTGAACATCGAGGTTTGAGAAGTTCAGCATGGTGTCTGCCACAGTGAATTTTTCCATCTTGGTAGAAGTAGATAAGGTCAACGAGCAGCTCGTTGCATGTGAAGCACACAAAACATGAGGGATGCCAGCACACACCAGGCCCAGCTCTTGAGGCAAAAACTGCAACTTCACCACCGTTTACTTTTGTACCACACTAGGAACAAACCCAGAAAGTGAGCACACTTCCCATTCAATGCTCTACTAACTTCTTACATTTAAACTAAGTTAAAACACCAAACCCAATATGAAATTTTATTCCAAAgttctgacaagaggaaaaaatgttatCAGTTTTAGTCTAGATGAACTGCATCTCAATGAACCTTTTGTGAATATAAGTTTTTTTTatacaaaataacattttagaGCATATGTCTGCTTTTTATTTGTCATTACTTTAGTATGAGCAGCattaggttgggtttttttttgagtaaGAAATACATCAAAGACTCAGTTCATTCCCAGTATCAAAGGTACATTTTGCTTAAGCAAGCACtaccttctttcttcttccatgCAGTTTCAAAAATAATctgttattgttgttgttgttttcagaCAGAGATAAGTTTAATATTGAGCTACTGTAGTTTTACATTATTCAGCCCTGTAGCTGGCTTGTGGCACGAGTGTGTTACCTGCTCACAAATGGCGTGCATCACTGCTCTGGAGAGTAGTTTAATAGTGCCTCGTCCCAGTGCCTCCTTTTTGCGCTGAGAACTGAACATCTGCAgctccttcttttcctcttcactCAACGACTGGCAGTATCTCACCTTGCAGTGAAAACACAGGACAACTTTCTGTCTGAGACTGAGCTTTTAATGTAGCAGATGAGTAAGTGCATATATGCAAAGATTTCACCAGGCATGCTGCCAATCATCATGAAACTTTTCCCACTTTAATATTTAGGTAATATGGCATAACACAAAAATAGTgtggaaaattttttttcccattacaggaaaaaaccctccaTGCTAAACTGAGGAGTTGTTTAGGCAagaaaaagacttttaaaagctAATCCAAAATCTGTTGCTAATAATGGAATGAACCTAAATCAGCCATAATATTGTCCTTTAGAATGATGGTTAAGTGCCCACGACTGAGTGTTGCGGTATACACAAGATCTTAAGTAGTGACACCCCCGCCCCTTTCCTTACAAAGAGCTTGTTTGTTATTTCCACTTCTACTCCAAATTACACTGCATAACTGAGATGCAAACCTTTTACTATCACAAAGCATCCTTTTTGTGCCTACAATGCAATTCCAGGAATTTGTAGGTTCCTGGTAATTGGTGGGTGGCTGCAAACACTATAAAACCAACTTGTGTTAAGTTTATTGCAGTGACACCAGCCTCCCTAACAAGCAAAGGCAGTGTCCTTCCAGACAGCTCTTATCTGCACACAAGCCAAGTGGACAGCTGAACAATGGACTCAGTATACACACTGTGCTGCTTTATAGCTCAGATGCCACTGCAGGCCACGGTTTAGGCTTGTAATAAATACACAGGCAGGTAATTCTCCACGGAAAAGCTGCCAGGGAGACCCAAGCCCCGACGGTTCATCCTCAATTCTGTGTTTACCTCGTTATCATGGGGTGGCAGCTGATACAGAAGTTGTTTAATCCGGTGTTTCTCTCCGGGGCTGTTAACATAAGGGACCTTCTCCTCTGGCAAGGAGGCAAAATACAGCTGGACCTGACCAGGAGAAACACAGAGTTCAGACCCAGAGACACACATGCCCCAAGCACTGCCAGTGTCCTTTGGCTACTGTTTTATCTCAGGTCTGATTTACGAAGGAAGAAGAGGTCACGCTACATTAGACTGTGAGAGGGTTAGTGCTGAAAATACAAGACCCAGATGAACCAGCTCAGCAAACCTGAATAGTCTCTGATAAAACTAGCACCCAGCTGCTGAATTGCTTTTCTGGAATGCAATTTGCAGTGACAATTAGGGGGGTATCATAAATTATGCACATTTAATGTTCTCATTATTCCCACCCCCTTCAGGGCTGGTCAACGACTCCATGGAAATTCTAAGTTTCCCTCTGCAATTTACCACACAAGGCATGAAGCTTTCCAGAAAACAGCCACTATATAAACAAATTTAATTTGCTCTCTGCATTTTACACATTGTTGAGACAAAAGCTGTTTTGTAGTCTCCTGCTGATCAGGTTCACCCAAAGCATCAGCTTTCATTGCTTCCATGTGGGCTTTGGTAAGAAGGTGGAAACATCCTTCCCTTGGGAGGAGGCTGGATCCAGCCACATTTCAATCAGATGCAAATTAACCAGGAAATTTTCACAGGATGAATGTTTTTGTATCAGtcttcactcttttttttttttttttagaagaataTTATGACAGGAAAGCTTTAATGAACACTACGACAAAGCCCaatggcaaaaaatatttttgtggaaCAGCTACAGATTTATTGTTTTTCCTATGCAGTTTCCAGCTTGTCACGAGGCCTGGGGCTGTAAGAGCAGACTATTGGCAAAGGTATTACTTGCCATACAGATTTAAATAATGCTCAGGTCAACAGCTTATTACTCTGAAGgcagatgaaaaaaaagcattaatcAGTCACTTAAGTCAGGAAGCAATCAAAATTATGAGAGACAGGTTGTACAAAACATGACTTGGTCTTCATTTAACCTAAATTTAAACAACTGAAATCTACTGTAAGCCCACTTGCTACTGACTGTATTTTAGGATGCTCCAGATAAAGATAACATGCAGCAAGAAGCGaagctttaaaaatagtttATGCCCTTTTCTCAAGTTTCTTGCACTGTTCTCAAAATAACTAGCtcttctgggggaaaaacccTCCCATCTTTAGAGAGTTTGGGCTAGCTGGGATTATGAGGATATTTTAGGGCACTTAATTGTTCTGGCAGAATGTTAGCTCACTGTTTGCCTTAAGGTCTGATTCATCAGGATTCTTATAGATGCTTAAGTAAGTGATAAAGAGTTGCCCTAAAAATAGCCTGTTATTTGCCATTCCTGCTGACTTGTTACTTTACTCATGATTAAGAAAATCTCTGCATTGCAAAAAAGAGACATCTTCTGCACTTTTTTAAACTATGGACTGTACAAGCTTGCCAGGATTGCTCTGCCTCCTTTAGCAGATGTTGCAAAGCCACCCTGGCCATTTAGCACTGAAGTCTTGAGTTTTGAATATTACTGAGTACACAACTTCAGCACAGTTGCAATATCATCAATACCATGAATGAATACCATAAGCAGTTCATTCTGGTCTCCTATAGCAACTTGGTCATCAGTAATCTCACTTTTATTCCCATTGCCATGTGATGCTGCACAAAAAAAGGGGActaaagagaggagaaagaacagCCAACCAAACCACAAGTGTCAGCTCCAGACATCATGCAAGAGAAATCCTGGCATGAACAAATGGCAGCCATACAACTATTTAAACAGGCGTAAAATACATTACTACCTGTCACAGTGACTGAACGCTTTCATTTATATGCACTGCTGTACCATCCATGTTCTAGATGTCAAATGCCTAATTACTTAAAGAGTCATACAAGTGCAGTGAAATACTTGGCCAGGGAGCACAATGTCATGAGGTATACCATGAGCTTTAATTTAACCTAATAACTTCTTTCAAACGGAAAACAAACTTCTATGCTGCTTTTAGACTTGGCAATACATACCTCTGCAGCATATACTTTTTGAAAAACCTTGACTGGGAACTTTTTTGGAATATAAAACTCCTCAGGGTTGAGAACTTTAAGCTCCCTACACATGGCCTCATTGGacaggaaacaaaaaagaaatgaaaggttGTACATGAATTAAAGTTTTATACATTATAAGAATTTAATTAGACTTATAGAGGCAGCATACCACTCTCTTAGACAGTCCTTACAaggcttgtttttaaaatgcagaaacaTGGTTGGTACCTGCTCTGGTCTGAGGCCTGGGGGGACCCAGGCATATTCCTCCAAGGCACAGCCAGAGTCATCGTCAGAGGTTGAGCTTCGCTGACACCCAAAAACAAGATTATTGGCTTTGGGCTCCATCTCCAATGGCATAAGTGTGAAGTGTTAAATATTTCAACTGCAGCTCATCAAGCAATTGATCTGGAGAAAAAGATTAATAGCACTTTACTAGATTTGGACATGAACAACTAATTATCAGTGTAAATGATCTTACAATGGTTTAGTACTCCTTGTGTTGCCCAGAACAATAAATTATTGAAGCTTCATTACAACTTGCATTACAACATGCAATTCAAAAGTGATTTAAAAAgttacagaaataaaactgttgaagaaaaaaacaacccgaGAAACCTAGGCACAAATTGCCACTTTTGGCAACCACAATGTATTTCAGCATTAACACTTGTCACCTTTTATAGTTCTGCTTGTTTCACATCACAGGTTATATATATGTAGGTGTATCTAGGAAAGACTCATTGAGCAGATACTAACAACAGGAATGACCCAAGCTCTTCCTGAAGTCATTACCTAGTAAAACAAAAGACATGACAACCACTTGTCAAAAACTGAAGAAATTATTGGGGAAAGAGTGTTGTGCAAGTAGCATCCTGTTGTTCACAAGGtaggcacagagcagcaaacATCTGCTGGATTCCTCTGAGAACTTTGGTTGAGCTGTATGGGAGCGGAAGGGCGTTGGTCCTGTTAAAGATCTGAAATCCAATTATGCCAGATTAGTCTCTGTAAAGTACATCATGATTGTTCTGTCAATTTAAAACCCTACAGGGAGATGATTTTGTTGATTCATGAAGCCTGCAAAGCTTAATATCAGTGGGATCATTTTGAGTCACAACTGGCAAAGA encodes:
- the PRICKLE1 gene encoding prickle-like protein 1, with amino-acid sequence MPLEMEPKANNLVFGCQRSSTSDDDSGCALEEYAWVPPGLRPEQVQLYFASLPEEKVPYVNSPGEKHRIKQLLYQLPPHDNEVRYCQSLSEEEKKELQMFSSQRKKEALGRGTIKLLSRAVMHAICEQCGTKVNGGEVAVFASRAGPGVCWHPSCFVCFTCNELLVDLIYFYQDGKIHCGRHHAELLKPRCSACDEIIFADECTEAEGRHWHMKHFCCLECETILGGQRYIMKDGRPFCCNCFESLYAEYCETCGEHIGVDHAQMTYDGQHWHATETCFSCAQCKTSLLGCPFLPKQGQIYCSKTCSLGEDVHASDSSDSAFQSARSRDSRRSVRMGKSSRSADQCRQSLLLSPALNYKFPGLSDNADDTLSRKLDDLSLSREEAGFVNDDFWKGRVEQEMPEDPEEWAEHEDYMTQLLLKFGDKSLFQQPTEVDIRSSEHWISDSMVKSKLDLKKNNPSLASKKYQSDMYWAQSQDGLGDSAYGSHPGPASSRKIQELEMEHGASGYKHDQTQWYGGSLECLSDLKQQEQSVRDSMDSLALSNITGASMDGEGKPRPSLYSLQTFQELEVEDCEKMSNMGTLNSSMLHRSTESLKSLSSELCQEKVLPEEKPVHVPVLRRSKSQSRPQQVKFSDDVIDNGSYENLEIRQPPMSERTRRRVYHFEERGNRPSHHRRRSRKSRSDNALNLATERRSSPRERFRYYSPQDHEKFIQNRSSRELRAYIQNAELYGPYAHTRSDYALRNQVVDKFFGLYGEEDDSWCSTSSSSSDSEEEGYFLGQPIPQPRSLRYPYYTDDLSGPTTALSSSQFGQRTTKSKKKRGHKGKNCIIS